From Lucilia cuprina isolate Lc7/37 chromosome 4, ASM2204524v1, whole genome shotgun sequence:
ttgtcgtaagagttgtatagaacttttgcatagaaaatatcaacaacattgttatgactattgtagtagctgctgacatacaacgcatacaacgctacaacatcgattgtgaattgaacaatagaTTTTTGAAACTAACACAtgtttagagttaggtactgctgtcaaagagtaggactacttgttatatttTGGTTCAGACTATTAATAAAGCTTGAGCAGAAACTTTTTATTCCTTTTCCCCATTTTAAATTCAACTACAAAATAATCcaccttttaaattaaaaaatacaacataatttattgaaatttattctaAAAGCGCCCACATGCTGTGATTtccttatttttaaacttttgtttaaaattttagtttagttttagggATATGAAAAAGAGAAACGGATATTGTTGACAATTgctttacaattgttttttttttttctatatccacaaaaagtattaaaaaaaatagaaaaacaccAGGAACAATAGAAACCATTTGCAAAATGATGACATTATAAATGTCTGTAATGCATTATATACTTATGTACGTCGTATTTAATGTGGTATATAGTTGTTAGTTTTAATCTAAAACTTCTAtagtttatttataacattataacaaacaaataaaattaccaCAAAATATAAGCTGACTAGCAAACTACTACAAACAGCAAGTAATGTTAATGGTCAAGACGCACAATACCACATAATAAAATAGATGTTTTTGCAATACAATCTTGTAAAAGGACCTTTAATGGTTTACGCcttattgtttgtgtttttacgtattttctcttttattttggattttattgTTAGCAACGTCAGCCAATTTTATCTTTACTCTATCACAAAACATAAAATCTGTTTTCTAACCCCTAACCAGTCCCCTCCTTTCGATTGCTAGGAATCAAACCATTTAACTTCCTGCTGGtcagttaaatattaaatatataaaattgtaactttGTCTGTCTTCCACATTATGTAGATTGTCGTTGCattgtgtgtaaatattttaatatattttaacaattcaatTGCTGCGAATAAACATTTACAACTGATTTTATTTGGCGAATTCATTGACTACGAAGCGTTTAAGTAGAAAATATtaagataaacaaaattataaatataaatacaaataatgtgGATATTATTATTAAGCAGAGGTTCTTAAAGGGCATCAGTACTTTAATGACGGCACACCTGAGGGGTAAAACTGACTACAAACTTTGCCAACAGATgttattataaacactttggtgtcaatttgctactaggcgtgtatatttctttttcctcTGTGTGGAGACTAGTTTTGCTTAAGCTCAGACGTAAAGTTCTAGAAAACGGTTAGAATGACTCGGACTATTTTTGATTAAGAAATTTGAATACATAAGAAATgtcatattgaaatttaaaatctatacTTTAAGAAGGAATTATAATCGAACATTGCCTAATATAATATTAATCAATAATGCAGCATAACAAAAGCTTAAATCTCAGCGATAAAAAGAGCGGAAAAGTGGAAAGAATATTCAATAGGAATATTGGTATATATACCGATAGCAAGCCTACCATCAAATTCATAAATGGAGTCTATACGACATCCAGACTGGTTCGCGAATGTCGGACGTCTCTTAACGAGATGGCGAACCATTCATACTTTGAACTTATCTGAATACCGGGACTTGCTACATGGAAGAATATTGCGATGCTGATACAATTGTTGGAGTTCCACTCTCCTGCTGTAAATCTATAATACAGCAGTATCATTTTGGGACTGTTCAAATTAGATGGACATCCCTGACTACTTGCTCAATTTCCAGACAGACCTGGGCACTGTATGATGGCAAAAGGTCTCACAGTTTGTTAGAGCTTTCTAGTGGCAGACTAAGACTTCTTGTGGCCTTACTTCTATACAacgattttataaaagttgtcaTGATGAGGAGACGATAAAAAACTTCATTTGTCACTGTCCCGCTCTCTAGGCGATTAGGGTTGCATCCTAGGGTAAATCGAATTTGCACGACGCAGTGGATGGAGGTGAATAAGATAGTATCACTTGCTTGTGCCCTAGGTGGGTTTGTCTCCGCACTGAAAATGGACACTTAATGTATCATGGGTAGGTCGTGGTGCGATCCGTTTTCGGAACCAAGATATGAACCCTAGTGTGTCGATTTCCTCGTCGACAACCTAAATTACCTAAcctatagaaccaatatttctATGCGTGACAAACTTCAGTATTAAATATAACATCGTCAATctaaaggtgaagggtataaaaaccccCTTTATGCGAAAAAAACATATTGAcacaattaataaaacaatttcaattgaaCCTACAAATGCAAAcacttcataaaaatattacgaaattaATATTTCTGAATAATTCTATCGAAAACATATTTCAATTCGTTTTTTTGCCGATTTTGTTTGCTCATTCGATATTTTGTAGGCATTGTAAATTCATTTGTTAATTTGCTGGATAAATGTCTCCATAAGTTTACATAACCGCATGTCCTCAATAACATTTCCAAATAAAGCTAACTCGAACCCCAACATGCATGTTACAATACTCTAGATATCCAATATATTCCTCCTACCATCTTTATATATCATATAACCATCATGATATTGTTAATTTACAAAACCCCCCAATCACTATGATTCTCGACGCCACACAACAGGTGGATGTGCATGTTTTGTAGGTAACATTTGTATTTGGACTTGTTATCGTTTGATATGTCTATCCATATTGGACGACTACTTGCATGACACTCATTTATACCGAAAAATTTGGGggagtaataaaaaaacaatgtttaagCAATATGATGAAAACGGAATAACGATTTGTTTTTtgcatttcatatttttacggattttttaggaatttttttcaatgtttgtttagttggattttttagttattgtttaaaaattgacAGTTGtgaaaatttgacagttttaGGAAGGATATGGAAAAAGAACAAATGggaactaaaaatatgtataatagttAAACAATTGGATGCTGCATTTGAATGGCGATGATatcaaatttctaaaagtatttttaataattttatttatttattaaacaagcAGGAAAGTATTGTCAGACGAGTTcgatcattataccctacatcagttgTGGTTGTAAGatgtgatttgttttttataataaagctttaTAGTCGAGTTTTACCCTGTTTAcaatatatttaagcaattttttaaaaatcttttaaatttttaaagcagACTTTATATGAGGTCAAAAGGCAAACATTTAccaatcataataaaatttgctgatggatttatgttaatatatattttttaatatatttaatttaatcgtggtgtttgtatttattgaattgTGGATATTAAAGTTATTCTCCTAAGGGTCTTTGTATGGGATCTAGGGCAGAGATACAAGTCGAGACGTCTCAAATCGGCGGTAATATTTTGCAGGCCGCACCGCCGCCTACTTCTTTCGGCACAAAAGCTAAACCGGATTAGAAGTAGCCACTGATAAAGATTTGACaagtatttcagaaaataatttcatcaatttaaacggagttgccactattttaaattcttatggcaaattgaaaaaaattgccactaaatattgtgctaatattaaaatagtgaaaactactttaaatgtatattttctacaaaaaaaaaaaacttatatatagagacaggtttctataataagccgccgccgacatttcgcatcggcttgtatctctgatctagggtcaaatgaggcatGATCATTACGAAATTCGGCAGGGTAATCAATACTTATATGGTATTGACCAAATAAGTAGTGTCGGTTTTTTTTgagatttaaatatattcaaaataagtATGAGTCTTTTTTGGGgtgtttaaattcaaaattgtgACATGAAACAATAAACTTTACTTTACACTTAGCCAGCTAAACAGACggactcagaaaattactataaattgattggtatactttaagcttGGTGTTAGACTCATATTTTTGGGGTGTTACCTTCCTCACCATACTGGTGTAGGACATAACAATAATTGTAACATGATTGTAACTGTAGTtgaaagtaaatatatttaaaaaaagcttggAGAAACATTTGGGGATTTccgaaaactatttttttgtttcagatCATTTAAGGTCGTAATAACAGACCTGTAAACAGAATCAGATATTTTAAGAGTAATCATGGAACTGTAGTCTTTCGCCCATCATTTCTGTGATAAGTTGATTTATCGATATCTGTCGTAAATATGCTGAAATCAATATTCTGAATACTCCAGTTATCTTGGGGAATCTTCCTTATTTCAAggagttttctattaaaaaacatatgtgttttttttttttttgagattttactCATATCTTTATTATTAACACACATAACTTAAGTTTTTTGTAGAagataagaaaatttcaaaaatttcttaaagcaaTATTTCTGAATATTCGAATCGTAATatgtgattatttaaaaaaaataggaaaCTTCAGCCACATCCAACTGAAGAAAGGCCCCGGCGAGATTCGAACTCACGATCTCCTGTTTACTAGACAGGCGCTTTAACCAACTAAGCCACGGCGCCCCGGTGCTCGTTCTTATACACTGCTGCAGCAGTTTAGTAGGCACTTCTATTAATAACAACATCTTTTAAACAACCATCTATTTATCTGTTACTTTTATAGTTTCAAAGATAACAACAAtagttgtttaaaataaacaaaagaacaacaacaaaagtctttttaaagacacattttttacaatgtatttaaaaaacaaagaaacaaacgtcttaattaaaattcctaaatttttttaaaattgtgtcaTCTATGGGCAtaagtttctcaacaaatacCTGGGgaatcaataacataaatttgtatGGAGCTCAAAAAGTAGGAAACgaacaaatacaaacattagCGGGACTATTCGCTCACATAAATCTTGATGAAGGACCTCTTGTGCAAGGATTGTTTGCTGAAACAAATGTGtaagtttaacaaaatatgaacaaaataacaaactaataaTATATAAAGTGTAGGAAATGCTGTCAATGTTACTTATACCACCATCTCAAGGGAGGGTGATAATCTGCAGGGCAGTTTTCGTTTACAGCTATTTAAGCAGGAATTATGGGAActgaatttaaatttctttcataatattacaaatatttataattttttcaaattttctcgTTTTGGTGGCAATATTTGTTGGAGTTTTCCCCAAGAGGGCAATATGCTGGAATTAGGTGTTTCTCATATTCCTTTATTCCATACCACCACTTTAGACTTGATCTGTAAAACGAATTTATGGAAAAGTAAAAATGACTCTTTTAACATTGATCTTACTACCAATATGACGTTCAATATAAGAGGTCCTTTAGTGGGTCAGCATAATTTTGTGGCCTCTTTGACGTTATCTTATGATCTGTGGCATACAGtgcttaaagaaaaagttttaacaaattaacattttaaagcaatttacaatgtaataaaatgtttaaaataaaaatagaaagaaacgttttaaaatatcataaaaatgtaATGTAACTGTAACGTGTGATGTTCTAGTGCGATATGGTGGCGGCTTGAGTGGTTGTGTTTATTACCAAATGATTATGACCAAAAAATTACTTGACACAAAGCTGTGATTATCTTTTAGaaagaaatttacataaaagATTACATTTATAAAGAagactatatatttatttatactactTCAATTGAATCTTTTGAAGGTTTAATCTTTAAGTTGGTagcttttttaaatgttttttaatatacaaatatttaaattttctttaagaatatttcattttttggtAACTTTATTGCTGAAAGACGTTACAGTTTACCTGGAATTGTTAAATACTTTAGAGGAATAGAAAGCGACTTGGGTTTTTAAAAACCCTGTGGTTTaaaagcctatagactagactagactaaagactagaatataaactagactatagagtagactataatctagaatatagactagactatagactagactatagactagactatagactagactatagactagactatagactggactatagactagactatagactagactatagaNNNNNNNNNNNNNNNNNNNNNNNNNNNNNNNNNNNNNNNNNNNNNNNNNNNNNNNNNNNNNNNNNNNNNNNNNNNNNNNNNNNNNNNNNNNNNNNNNNNNtagttcagttctagttcagttctagttcagttctagttcagttctagttcagttctagttcagttctagttcagttctagttcagttctaattcagttctagttcagcatATGTActtacttattttattattagttaaatctaaatatttcaATGTTCCAAACGATTCCTTATTACAAGAGCTTAAAAACTCACGTATACCTTCATCACCCAAACTACAGTGTTCCAAGGACAAAGCGGACAGGTAATGACAACCCTTATCTAAACTATAAGCAAATAATCCCAACTGATAGGGTTCCAATTTTGTATTGTGtaaacttaaagaaaacatataaacacactttatcaaaaacaaagaacatgtaacaaaaaacaataatatttctttatttcttaccaaaaatttaCCAATTCATGACACTGCTGTAGTCCTCGAGCAAGTAGTGAAGCATCACAGCGCGATAACATATTACAGCCCAGATAGTAGTGCGTGCCTATAGTCTTGGTACAATATGTCAAACGTAATGTATGCAATTCCGGTAGATTTCTCAAAATGAAATCAAGTGGAATGTGATCtgaaataaagacaaaaaataagaaatatatgtgcgtttgtttgtatttctatttacaaaaatatacaaatataactgACAGGCTTTTCTTACCATTTTGCCCATCCATGCTAGGCTGAAGGTAGTTTATCTCCAATTGATTTATATACATTGCACAAATGTCCAATGTCGCCTGCACTCTCTCCTGGTCGTAGTcagttgttgttaaattttcaataaactcTTGCAGATGTCGTTCCATGTAAATGTTAATCcaaggttttgtttttttacatttttccttCACAACAGCatactgctgttgttgtaaaGGTTTTGTTGTAGTTGGTGAGGCGCGGGGACTGAATGTTGATATGGTTGGTGGTTGGGTTTGATATGTGTACGACATGTAATAAAGTGTCTTCCAACGGTGTTGATAGCTTTTACGCCAAAAGAAATCATCTTGTATGTATGAGCTTAAAATCTTTAGAGGAAGATTTACATTCAAGTTACTTAAAATATAGTTACGGTCCTCTTGACGttctatttctttaaatatgggATTGTCTGTCAAGTGAACGGTGGTTAGGAAATGGGTTATGTTTCTTGTGTatgattaaaatatatttctttactgCTTACCACTCCAATTGTCGAGTATTGTATCCAATACTAAATGTCTTAgggtttttatttgatttgtatttgtttCCAAGTCTTCCGTATAATTTAATGATTTGCCATGAATGTTTGGTAGTTTACATTTGTGGAGTTCATAATACGCTTTAAAGGTGTTGAAATTTACCGTCGATGGAAACTCTACATAGGTAAAGTCCATGGTTTAATAATCAATTAGAATTTTGGCGaaattaattcgttatttaaaaaatagaaatttgaaaaaaagttatttattaaccATGTTATGTATTGTCAAGGTTACATTGTTTATAAAGGGGTGGCTAAAATGTTTACTCTGGTAattcaatttgtttattatgttttaatgctattctatttcagttctagttcagttttagttcagttctagttcagttctagttcagttctagtttagttctagtttagttctagtttagtcctagttcagttctagttcagttctagttcagttctagttcagttctagttcagttctagttcagttctagttcagttctagttcagttctagttcagttctagttcagttctagttcagttctagttcagttctagttcagttctacttagttcagttctagttcagatctagttcagttctagttcagttctacttagttcagttctagttcagatctagttcagttctagttcagttctagttcagatctagttcagatctagtttagttctagtttagttcagttctagtttagttctagtttagttcagttctagtttagttctagttcagttctagttcagctctagttcagttctagttcagttctagttcagttctagttcagttctagttcagttctagttcagttctagttcagttctagttcagttctagttcagttctagttcagttctagttcagttctagttcagttctagttcagttctagttcagttctagttcagttctagttcagttctagttcagttctagttcagttctagttcagttctagttcagttctagttcagttctagttcagttctagttcagttctaatagAGTTTTATAAATGTACCAAATGAATAATTAtgcaaaatatctaaaaaagtCGATGTGTGTTTCCGCCCGGGATCGAACCGGGGGCCTTCCGCGTGTTAGGCGGATGTGATAACCACTACACCACGGAAACAGATAAAGTCCGCTACTTTGTTTCTTTATGTGATTACTTTAACCaaccaaaataatataaaataatgaaaaactaaaaaaattaaatacgaaacatatttttttaaataaatcttaaattaacttcaattatttttaacactttccaCTTAATCTTTGACCTTTTAATAGCAGCGTGAGCCATAGCAAATTTCtatcttaattttgttttggtcatcaaaacaaatttttatattaatataattagaTTTTTGGCGATTGCGTTTAACCCTCTTAAAACCATTagcaaagaaaaacaacaaaagaaaacaataaacaaaacaaatttatatagatttttcacTGGCAAAGTAACTCAAGAAAAAGTTTACGAAAACACTATACCGTGGAATaacattagaaaaaaacaacaacaaaaataacaaacaaagtGTGTtgctaacaaaaacaaaaatgaaagtgAAAATGTAGGAAGGAGAAAAAATAAGCaccaaaaaacttttgtttggcAAGTGCTTACCGAAGcagcttttttttcttttccacaATCAAAtgctttttccatttaaacaaaaaaaaaaaaaattaaagaaaaacaaaaaggagCAACTGAAAAGGATAAAGATGATAAAAAGGATACTTGAGCTAATGTTATTCTTGATTTTTTCGAATatcttttatacaaaactacACTCGCAGGTGAAATGTtagtaaaatataacaaatagtAATTAAGGGTCAAATTTCAatgcaaatgaaaaataaactaaaaaatttaaatttaaatgttaataatttctgAGTGTGTATTTGATTGTTTAATTCTACGAAGGTAACGTCAAAAGATAATGAAATTGCTGTagggattttaaagttttattttatattttttgaggatcccattttatattaaacaatatataaactttttcatttttaattgttaacattttgttGACATATTGCtgaagaatttttaaacaattaataaacatttttttctcaacacaaaataattattttaaatttaaacaagaaacaatttaaattttgttttcattacttttgtctctcatatttttattgttatttatttcagCATATTTCGCATATTTATgctatttttcaattaaaatcaaattgtttTTCTGTCTGCATACAtcgttttttgttattattttttaatgtttatttaggacttgaagtattattttttgttgtgtgcaaaattttgaagaaaaaaaattaacacacacatttgaattgtgttttttatttttggaaacaacattcgaaaaaatattattatttagtatCCAACTTGGTTGGTTAGATGGGTTGGTTAGATTTAATACATGGTAACGTTCGGTTGGGATTTGTGTTAAGTGggatttaattttatgtgggtGAGATACTAAGTTTTTCTTCATATGcttaaaaggtttttaaaattgttgttctttCTCACAAaagtaatatgtatatttattcattcattcattcattggcagaagttttaaagaattactttcagtttttttttagaaactagAATTGAAGAACAATAGAGAACTAGAATTGATCTGGAAATGAACTTGATGTGAATTAGAAGTGatctagaagtgaactagaattgaactacaactgaactagaactgaactagagctgaactagagcagaactagaactgaactagaactgaactacaactgaactacaactgaactagaactgaactagaactgaactagaactaaactagaactaaactagaactgaactagaactgaactagaactgaactagaactgaactagaactgaactagaactgaactagaactgaactagaactgaactagaactgaactaaaactgaactagaactgaactagaactgaactagaactgaaatagaattgaactagaaaaaGTTCGTTTGGCTCTTTGCTAAAGAATTGTGTATTTCCTTTAAACTGACAGTTCGCTAAagaattattacatttaaaactcTATTCATTTATTACAGTTTTGTTGTTTAGTGTTGTAAATGTTTAAGGTATGTCAGtcggttttcaaaaaaaaaaagtataaaactaccgccaaaaaaaactcttaaaaaaataacaaaacagttaaaaaaaaaacaaagttctcCTGACAAAAAccgaaaaataaaaaccaagtgATATGatgataaaagttttatatttagcaCCACATAAATCTTTTATGGTTTAACGAATACATTTTTGATTTATAATACCGTTAAACAAGATGGTTGCCGCAACTTAAACTCTTGAATTTATGCTTTTACTTCTTTtcgatttttgtttataattcttTGTTTTcgaaacatttcaatttatttaaataattgaacaGAGAATTTGCGTATGATAAATACTCGAACGATTTAAATGGCTtcatttgtgttgttttttttttgtatggcgTAAAAGAAAACTAACAAAACTTTGCAATTAATTTGTAACTTTTGtaaatactttttgtaattGCTAAATTTCTGTTGAATCaacattttagcaaaattaattgtaagaaatacaaattaattgtCTGTCTTTGTCTAGgcgttttatttaataattttttttattatttatagacagtttttgattttgaaatggGTCAATAAGGGATAATTGGAGTTATTTTTCTAGGCTTGATCATAATTTTAAGCTGtcaaagttattattttttcttttttgttttggtgAGTAATTTTGTTGCGAAATGGCGTCAATACAAAgggtttatttattaatttgattaatATACCCtgtaaatgaacaaaaatagtttaaaagaaaaaagacaaATTGGAGATGCGGGGCATCGATCCCCGTACCTCTCACATGCTAAGCGAGCGCTCTACCATCTGAGCTACATCCCCTGTTGGATTTCAATAGCAAATAGTTTTACATCAaactgtaataatttttaaattttatttatgtttttttaccgatataattaattgtaattaattaaaattctatgcgtattataataaatttaggtcaactttcaaatttttgtattacgAACGTGATTAGTTTTACAAAACCAGTTTTCTAAAATTATCAATATAGATATATTACCATATATACCACTATGGACATAACGGTATTCATAGTTTCCGTGGTGTAGTGGTTATCACATCCGCCTAACACGCGGAAGGCCCCCGGTTCGATCCCGGGCGGAAAcacataacaattttttgattattttctaaatctgaaatcaaaaatgaatttcaaaacaatcgttatttgatgaaaaatttaattgatcatagattttttttgattgtgatgttatttaaggatctatagacaagttcatattttccatataaacaTCTATTTTGAATGGAAACccgtagtgatcacagattttctggatttaaggatctacagataattttatggttttcatataaaaatcgattttagatGAAAAACAGCAATGACAACAGATTTTGTTTTTCCTCGACATTGGTGTGTTATTTACGGATTAAAGGACGTTTGTTACATTTCcataaaattgttcaaaaatcaCCCGATAGATATAGTTTCCGTGGTGTAGTGGTTATCACATCCGCCTAACACGCGGAAGGCCCCCGGTTCGATCCCGGGCGGaaacaaata
This genomic window contains:
- the LOC111680190 gene encoding attacin-A-like, whose amino-acid sequence is MGISFSTNTWGINNINLYGAQKVGNEQIQTLAGLFAHINLDEGPLVQGLFAETNVVGNAVNVTYTTISREGDNLQGSFRLQLFKQELWELNLNFFHNITNIYNFFKFSRFGGNICWSFPQEGNMLELGVSHIPLFHTTTLDLICKTNLWKSKNDSFNIDLTTNMTFNIRGPLVGQHNFVASLTLSYDLWHTVLKEKVLTN
- the LOC111690283 gene encoding dynein regulatory complex subunit 5 — translated: MDFTYVEFPSTVNFNTFKAYYELHKCKLPNIHGKSLNYTEDLETNTNQIKTLRHLVLDTILDNWSDNPIFKEIERQEDRNYILSNLNVNLPLKILSSYIQDDFFWRKSYQHRWKTLYYMSYTYQTQPPTISTFSPRASPTTTKPLQQQQYAVVKEKCKKTKPWINIYMERHLQEFIENLTTTDYDQERVQATLDICAMYINQLEINYLQPSMDGQNDHIPLDFILRNLPELHTLRLTYCTKTIGTHYYLGCNMLSRCDASLLARGLQQCHELVNFCLHNTKLEPYQLGLFAYSLDKGCHYLSALSLEHCSLGDEGIREFLSSCNKESFGTLKYLDLTNNKITTNLKIKPSKDSIEVV